One region of bacterium (Candidatus Blackallbacteria) CG13_big_fil_rev_8_21_14_2_50_49_14 genomic DNA includes:
- a CDS encoding DNA repair protein RadA — MAKIKTRYLCNSCGADTPKWMGKCPECGAWNSLEEQLVQDKKNRMDLVQRYGHGDMVELLRLQEIAYTETDRLKTGLGELDRALGGGLVPGSLVLLGGEPGIGKSTLLLQSAFHMAEKQGQEVIYVSGEESAQQIKSRAQRLGFDQSENFFLLAETEMQTIVPLLDQRRPAVAILDSIQAVYDSRLESPPGGISQVKNTCNLLLKLAKQQHICIWIIGHVNKDGDIAGPKVLEHMVDAVLYFEGERYRSFRLMRTIKNRFGATHEVGVFEMTGVGLEAVENPSALFLAEYTAETSGSAVGVTMEGTRPLLVEIQALSYSSFASFPKRSANGISHQRLIQILAVLEKRVGLNLSKSDVLVNVVGGLTIEEPAADLAVAMALISGVRDIALDGRTVYLGEVGLAGEIRSVAQLERRLLESCKLGFTRAIVPCSNLPLKEKIEGMEIIGVKKLTEALRTLKGSEKGSKEGTEPETEV, encoded by the coding sequence ATGGCAAAAATCAAAACCCGTTATCTCTGTAACAGTTGTGGCGCAGATACCCCCAAATGGATGGGCAAATGCCCCGAATGTGGCGCATGGAACAGTCTCGAAGAACAATTGGTGCAAGACAAAAAAAACCGCATGGATCTTGTGCAGCGCTATGGCCATGGGGATATGGTGGAACTTCTGCGCCTGCAGGAAATCGCCTATACCGAAACCGATCGCTTAAAAACCGGTTTGGGGGAATTGGATCGTGCCTTGGGAGGCGGGTTGGTGCCGGGTTCTTTGGTGCTCTTGGGGGGAGAGCCCGGCATTGGTAAATCAACCCTGCTTTTGCAATCGGCCTTTCATATGGCCGAAAAACAGGGCCAGGAAGTCATTTATGTTTCCGGCGAAGAGTCTGCACAGCAGATCAAATCACGGGCCCAGCGTTTGGGCTTTGACCAGTCTGAAAACTTTTTTCTGCTGGCTGAAACCGAAATGCAGACAATTGTGCCTTTGCTCGATCAACGCCGCCCGGCCGTCGCAATTCTGGATTCGATTCAGGCCGTTTATGATTCCCGCCTGGAATCCCCACCGGGGGGGATCAGCCAGGTCAAAAATACCTGCAATCTCTTGCTGAAACTGGCGAAACAACAGCATATCTGTATCTGGATTATTGGGCATGTGAACAAGGATGGCGATATTGCCGGCCCCAAAGTGCTCGAGCATATGGTTGATGCGGTGCTCTATTTTGAAGGCGAACGCTACCGCTCTTTTCGCCTGATGCGCACGATTAAAAACCGTTTTGGCGCCACCCATGAGGTGGGCGTTTTTGAAATGACGGGGGTCGGCCTTGAGGCCGTTGAAAACCCCTCGGCTTTGTTTCTGGCTGAATATACCGCTGAAACCAGTGGCTCAGCTGTGGGCGTGACCATGGAGGGCACCCGCCCTCTGCTGGTCGAGATTCAGGCCTTGAGTTATTCTTCGTTTGCAAGTTTTCCCAAGCGCTCGGCCAATGGCATCAGCCACCAGCGCCTGATTCAGATTCTGGCTGTGCTCGAAAAAAGAGTGGGTTTGAACCTTTCTAAATCCGATGTTTTGGTCAATGTGGTGGGGGGCTTAACAATTGAAGAACCCGCCGCAGATTTGGCAGTGGCCATGGCCTTGATTTCAGGCGTGCGCGATATCGCTCTCGATGGGCGTACGGTTTATTTGGGCGAGGTGGGGCTGGCCGGGGAAATTCGCTCAGTGGCGCAATTGGAGCGCCGTTTGCTGGAGTCTTGCAAGCTGGGCTTTACCCGTGCGATTGTGCCCTGTTCCAATCTTCCGCTCAAAGAAAAAATTGAGGGCATGGAAATTATTGGGGTCAAAAAACTGACCGAAGCACTGCGTACTCTGAAGGGATCTGAAAAAGGCAGCAAAGAGGGAACCGAGCCGGAAACAGAGGTTTAA
- a CDS encoding potassium channel protein has protein sequence MTLKHHSLRTVIRSLWDEISLPFLLLFFTLMGGALGYRILFPEESWTRLFYMTAITLSTVGYGDILETDQHPLAAWYTMLLMLAGMSMVVYALSSVTAFIVEGRLSHLLLENRIRRRIARMNGHYIVCGAGTLGVHVITEIQNSKEQVVVIDADLERLNRLKEEFPDLIALHGDATNELDLQEANIAQAKGLVSALSNDKENLFLTLTARQMNPDLKIVSRAVDINLHKRLRIAGADYIVSPNFIGGMRMASEILRPNVVTFLDRMLRGKDPSIRVSEVLILPESPYIGKYLKEVPIYEKTGLNMLAWSATGKNEDLQYNPGPETVLRAGGFLLFIGNNEQRKKLEHLLTHKK, from the coding sequence ATGACGCTCAAACACCATTCATTACGCACGGTGATTCGTTCCCTTTGGGATGAAATCAGCCTGCCATTTTTGTTGCTCTTTTTTACCTTGATGGGCGGGGCCTTGGGCTATCGTATCCTCTTTCCAGAAGAGAGTTGGACACGTCTGTTTTATATGACCGCCATCACCCTCTCGACAGTGGGATATGGGGATATCTTGGAAACCGATCAACACCCCCTGGCAGCCTGGTATACCATGCTGCTAATGCTGGCAGGCATGTCCATGGTGGTCTATGCGCTCTCAAGTGTTACTGCCTTTATTGTGGAAGGCCGTCTCAGTCATCTTTTGCTCGAAAACCGGATCCGAAGGAGAATTGCGCGTATGAACGGCCACTATATTGTCTGTGGCGCTGGCACCTTGGGTGTTCACGTGATCACCGAAATTCAAAACTCAAAAGAACAGGTGGTGGTCATTGATGCTGATCTGGAACGCCTGAACCGTCTCAAAGAAGAATTTCCAGATCTGATCGCCTTGCATGGGGATGCCACCAATGAACTCGACCTACAGGAAGCCAATATCGCCCAGGCCAAAGGCTTGGTCTCGGCCTTAAGCAACGACAAGGAAAATCTGTTTTTAACCCTGACCGCCCGCCAAATGAATCCCGATCTGAAAATTGTCTCACGTGCCGTCGATATTAACCTGCACAAACGCCTAAGAATAGCCGGTGCGGATTATATTGTCAGCCCCAATTTTATTGGCGGCATGCGCATGGCTTCCGAAATTCTGCGGCCCAATGTGGTCACTTTTCTCGATCGCATGCTGCGGGGCAAGGATCCCTCGATTCGGGTTTCTGAGGTCTTGATTCTGCCTGAAAGCCCCTATATTGGCAAATACCTCAAAGAAGTTCCGATTTATGAAAAAACAGGTTTGAATATGCTGGCCTGGTCGGCCACGGGTAAAAACGAAGACTTACAATACAATCCTGGGCCCGAGACGGTTTTACGCGCAGGTGGTTTCTTGCTCTTTATTGGCAACAACGAACAGCGCAAAAAATTAGAGCATTTATTAACGCATAAAAAATAA
- a CDS encoding response regulator, with amino-acid sequence MNVLLVDDDLNVCLIMKAFLENLGAEHACEAHNGVQALELLSAQASPDLIVVDWYMPEMGGKELILSLRARKELAETKILTLTGETSLGTIQEALAAGADEYLMKPFTLEMLRDKLSLLGFDVSVPT; translated from the coding sequence ATGAATGTTCTCCTGGTTGATGATGACCTGAATGTTTGTTTGATCATGAAGGCTTTTCTCGAAAATTTGGGCGCAGAACACGCCTGTGAAGCGCACAATGGTGTGCAGGCGCTTGAACTCTTGTCTGCACAAGCATCCCCTGATTTGATTGTGGTGGATTGGTATATGCCTGAAATGGGAGGAAAAGAGTTGATCCTTTCCTTGCGGGCCCGCAAAGAACTTGCTGAAACAAAAATTTTGACCTTGACGGGTGAAACCTCACTGGGAACGATTCAAGAAGCTTTGGCTGCTGGTGCAGATGAATATCTGATGAAGCCCTTTACGCTTGAAATGTTGAGAGATAAGCTGAGCTTGCTTGGCTTTGACGTTTCAGTACCCACCTAG
- a CDS encoding serine acetyltransferase, translating to MKPQTEIEKTSLTLAERLQHRHKHLTVTANLSRKRVYSWVEDLLGILFPHLEEHITPAEEISVRLTELQAQLGRLLKQLGTEPEISALFFAEDLPHADLCIQQDAKGIWQGDPAAHSLDEVIMTYPGFLAVAIYRLAHALWKRQVPILPRMLTEHAHQLTGIDIHPGATIGCRFCIDHGTGVVIGESTWIGDDVKLYQGVTLGALSVEKSLANTKRHPSIEDRVVIYANATILGGETVIGHDTIIGGNVWLTDSVPANSLVYHKAQITVRNKEHSCIQDVCSTQATD from the coding sequence ATGAAGCCTCAAACCGAGATCGAAAAAACATCCCTAACCTTAGCAGAACGTCTCCAGCACCGGCACAAACATCTGACAGTAACGGCCAACCTCTCCCGCAAACGGGTTTATAGCTGGGTCGAAGATCTGCTCGGCATTCTCTTTCCCCATCTGGAAGAACATATTACCCCGGCAGAAGAAATTTCAGTCAGGTTAACTGAATTGCAGGCGCAACTGGGACGTTTACTGAAACAATTGGGTACAGAACCTGAAATTTCAGCTTTGTTTTTTGCTGAGGATTTGCCTCACGCAGATCTCTGTATTCAACAGGATGCCAAGGGAATCTGGCAGGGCGACCCTGCCGCCCATAGTCTGGATGAAGTGATTATGACCTATCCAGGTTTTTTGGCCGTCGCCATTTACCGCCTGGCCCATGCCCTTTGGAAACGCCAGGTTCCCATTCTGCCCCGCATGCTCACCGAACACGCCCATCAACTGACCGGCATTGATATTCACCCCGGTGCGACGATTGGTTGCCGTTTCTGCATTGATCATGGCACCGGCGTGGTGATTGGAGAAAGCACCTGGATTGGCGACGACGTCAAACTTTACCAAGGGGTTACCCTGGGGGCTTTGTCTGTTGAAAAAAGCCTTGCCAATACCAAACGCCATCCCAGCATTGAAGACCGTGTCGTGATCTATGCCAATGCCACAATTTTAGGGGGCGAAACCGTGATTGGCCATGATACCATCATTGGCGGAAACGTCTGGCTGACCGATTCTGTTCCTGCCAACTCCCTGGTTTACCACAAGGCACAAATCACCGTGCGCAATAAGGAACACTCTTGCATTCAAGATGTTTGCAGCACTCAAGCCACAGACTGA
- a CDS encoding ABC transporter, producing the protein MPEQLAEPLFKIEHLSKSYVMGEVTVHALRDVSLEIYPHELLVILGASGSGKSTLLNIVGGMDTPTSGTVWFKGEDLSSATEKALTRYRRNHIGFVFQFYNLIPNLTALENVEMATEIVEHPAQPLEMLRLVGLDDRADHFPGQLSGGQQQRVAIARATAKQPEVLLCDEPTGALDYQTGKTVLHFLQEINRKTGTTLVLITHNAGIAAMANRVIHMRDGEVQDIQINPEPVTADQVFW; encoded by the coding sequence ATGCCTGAACAACTCGCTGAGCCGCTGTTTAAAATCGAGCATCTGAGCAAATCCTATGTTATGGGCGAAGTCACAGTTCATGCCTTGCGAGATGTTTCGCTTGAAATTTATCCCCATGAACTCTTGGTGATTTTGGGTGCCAGTGGCTCAGGCAAATCGACGCTGCTCAATATTGTGGGAGGGATGGATACTCCCACCTCTGGAACGGTCTGGTTTAAGGGCGAGGATCTTTCTTCTGCGACAGAAAAAGCCCTGACCCGTTACCGCCGCAATCATATTGGTTTTGTTTTTCAGTTTTATAACCTGATTCCCAATCTGACGGCTCTTGAAAATGTTGAAATGGCGACTGAGATTGTCGAGCATCCTGCCCAGCCTCTTGAAATGTTGCGTTTGGTGGGGCTTGATGATCGGGCCGATCATTTTCCGGGCCAACTTTCAGGGGGGCAGCAACAACGGGTTGCGATTGCGCGGGCCACCGCCAAACAGCCTGAGGTCTTGCTCTGTGATGAACCGACGGGAGCCTTGGATTATCAGACGGGCAAAACTGTGCTGCATTTTTTGCAGGAGATCAACCGCAAAACCGGTACTACTCTGGTTTTGATTACCCACAATGCAGGCATTGCCGCCATGGCAAACCGTGTGATTCATATGCGTGATGGGGAAGTTCAGGATATTCAGATCAACCCGGAACCCGTAACAGCAGATCAGGTATTCTGGTAA
- a CDS encoding transcriptional regulator: MILGKFLPPHAGHVYLIEFAQACVENLTVVLGSLKAEPIPGELRVQWLRQLFPALQIVHLTDENPQYPHEHPDFWKIWQASLERVLPQKPEWVFASEDYGWKLAEVLGARYMPVDPGRENFPVSGTAIREQPAQNWDFLPEVVRPWFLKRIAVMGPESTGKSTLARQLAQHFQTLWVPEYARTWIEAHQTRPSAADMPQIARGQWATQQAMERKARAWLFYDTELWVTTIWNEVLFQQQDPAIAAQAARQRFDHYLLCAPDVPWVADEVRYLPSGGEDFFLRCQALLEREKLPYTVISGNWHERWQKALSALAQLS, from the coding sequence ATGATCTTGGGTAAATTTCTGCCCCCCCATGCTGGACATGTCTATTTAATTGAATTTGCCCAAGCATGTGTCGAAAATTTGACGGTGGTTTTGGGCAGTCTCAAAGCCGAACCCATTCCCGGTGAGCTTCGCGTTCAATGGTTACGTCAGCTTTTTCCAGCGCTTCAGATTGTGCATCTGACCGATGAAAACCCACAGTACCCGCATGAACACCCTGATTTTTGGAAGATTTGGCAAGCCAGTCTGGAACGGGTTTTGCCGCAAAAACCCGAGTGGGTCTTTGCCTCGGAAGACTATGGCTGGAAACTGGCAGAGGTTTTGGGGGCGCGTTATATGCCAGTGGATCCCGGGCGTGAGAATTTTCCTGTCAGTGGTACCGCCATTCGTGAGCAACCTGCTCAGAATTGGGATTTTTTACCAGAAGTGGTTCGGCCCTGGTTTCTCAAGCGTATTGCTGTGATGGGCCCTGAATCTACAGGAAAGAGCACCTTGGCTCGCCAGTTGGCGCAGCATTTTCAAACCCTGTGGGTACCTGAATATGCCAGAACATGGATTGAAGCGCATCAGACCCGCCCGAGTGCGGCGGATATGCCCCAGATTGCGCGGGGGCAGTGGGCGACACAGCAGGCCATGGAGCGAAAAGCACGGGCCTGGCTTTTCTATGATACTGAGCTCTGGGTCACAACGATTTGGAACGAGGTGCTTTTTCAGCAGCAGGACCCTGCGATTGCGGCCCAAGCGGCCCGGCAGAGATTTGATCATTACTTGCTCTGCGCGCCAGATGTCCCTTGGGTGGCTGATGAGGTTCGTTATTTGCCTTCGGGTGGCGAAGATTTTTTTCTGCGTTGTCAGGCGCTCTTAGAGCGGGAAAAACTGCCCTATACGGTTATTTCTGGAAATTGGCATGAGCGTTGGCAAAAAGCGTTGTCAGCCCTTGCGCAGCTTTCATAA